One genomic segment of Actinoplanes ianthinogenes includes these proteins:
- a CDS encoding sensor histidine kinase — MTWTDAWRATIHTLAGVPAGVVSFVFTAGLPIGAGYCAAWSLLYAPGSDGMLTTLFVVLTVIVPVPLWWTVRRLSALQRRRFRLLLGVAIPPGRDGARGTWRQLAYHALALVTGVLGGAAVATLLLAMPLEIAGAWEDGRPFPVSLMLGALTLLAAPWVARALARADTAAARALLGPSRSDTLSARVESLSRSRADIVAATDAERRRIERDLHDGAQQRLVALAMNLGMARAALGDAADPARQAIAAAHDEATEALAELREFVRGLHPAVLDSRGLDAALSGIAARAPLPVRVRVTATDRCSPVIEAIAYFVVSEALTNVAKHAGASHAEVTVDRAGDRLRVAVSDDGRGGADPGGGGLRGLAQRAASVDGTFALHSPPGGPTTITVELPCAS; from the coding sequence GTGACCTGGACCGACGCTTGGCGTGCCACCATCCACACGCTCGCCGGGGTGCCGGCCGGCGTGGTGTCCTTCGTGTTCACCGCGGGCCTGCCGATCGGCGCCGGCTACTGCGCGGCGTGGAGCCTGCTCTACGCGCCCGGCAGCGACGGGATGCTGACCACGCTGTTCGTGGTGCTCACCGTGATCGTCCCGGTGCCGCTGTGGTGGACCGTGCGGCGCCTCTCCGCCTTGCAGCGGCGGCGTTTCCGGCTGCTGCTCGGCGTCGCGATCCCGCCGGGCCGGGACGGAGCCCGCGGCACCTGGCGGCAGCTCGCCTACCACGCGCTGGCGCTGGTCACCGGCGTGCTCGGCGGAGCCGCCGTGGCCACCCTCCTGCTGGCCATGCCCCTGGAGATCGCGGGCGCCTGGGAGGACGGCCGGCCGTTCCCGGTCAGCCTGATGCTGGGCGCGCTCACGCTGCTGGCGGCTCCCTGGGTGGCCCGGGCCCTCGCCCGGGCCGACACGGCCGCGGCCCGGGCGTTGCTCGGTCCCAGCCGCAGCGACACGCTGTCCGCGCGGGTGGAGTCGCTGTCGCGGAGCCGGGCCGACATCGTCGCCGCCACCGACGCCGAGCGCCGCCGCATCGAGCGGGACCTGCACGACGGCGCCCAGCAGCGTCTGGTGGCGCTCGCGATGAACCTCGGGATGGCCCGCGCCGCCCTCGGCGATGCCGCCGACCCGGCCCGGCAGGCGATCGCGGCAGCCCACGACGAAGCCACCGAGGCCCTGGCCGAGCTGCGCGAGTTCGTCCGGGGACTGCACCCGGCCGTGCTCGACTCCCGGGGCCTGGACGCGGCGCTGTCCGGCATCGCCGCCCGCGCGCCGCTGCCGGTCCGGGTCCGCGTCACCGCGACGGACCGCTGCTCGCCGGTCATCGAGGCGATCGCGTACTTCGTCGTCTCCGAGGCTCTCACCAACGTCGCCAAGCACGCCGGCGCGAGCCACGCCGAGGTCACCGTCGACCGGGCCGGCGACCGGCTCCGCGTCGCGGTCAGTGACGACGGCCGGGGCGGCGCCGACCCGGGCGGCGGCGGGTTGCGCGGGCTGGCCCAGCGCGCGGCCTCGGTGGACGGCACGTTCGCCCTGCACAGTCCGCCCGGCGGGCCGACGACGATCACCGTGGAGCTGCCGTGCGCATC
- a CDS encoding alpha/beta hydrolase family protein, with protein sequence MLEHSPVLSRRRLLTAAALTSGLALIGGAAPATARPAARGVRLPAPTGPHALGTVSLHLVDTSRADPWVPSHPAREIMVQFWYPARDTRGYPAAPWLSPGAVPHFAEVFGFPADVVRSTTTHARTGAPVDRAAGGRPVILYSPGLGGDRGTGTALVEELAAHGYIVVTIDHTHDATEVEFPGGRVETGAIPPEIDDQVIARATAVREADTRFVLDRLAVLNAGPGILRGALDLNRIGMFGHSLGGSTTAATMHDDRRVKAGVNLDGTLVGAAAVAGSGRPFLLLSSDHGAEPEDPTWDTFWANQRGWKRELTLSGSTHASFNDSEVFYPQLAPVLGLTPEQVMEQIGTLDPGRSVMLQRTCLRAFFDHHLRHRPSRLFRAPDPRYPELRLLRAG encoded by the coding sequence GTGCTCGAACACTCCCCGGTCCTCAGCCGCCGCCGGCTGCTGACGGCCGCCGCGCTCACCTCCGGTCTCGCACTGATCGGCGGCGCCGCACCCGCCACCGCCCGGCCGGCCGCCCGCGGAGTCCGGCTCCCCGCACCGACCGGCCCGCACGCCCTCGGCACCGTCTCGCTCCATCTGGTCGACACCAGCCGCGCCGACCCGTGGGTGCCGTCCCACCCGGCTCGGGAAATCATGGTCCAGTTCTGGTATCCGGCCCGGGACACCCGCGGATATCCGGCGGCGCCGTGGCTGTCGCCCGGCGCGGTCCCGCACTTCGCCGAGGTGTTCGGGTTCCCCGCCGACGTCGTGCGCTCGACGACCACCCACGCCCGGACGGGAGCGCCGGTGGACCGGGCAGCCGGCGGGCGACCGGTGATCCTCTACTCCCCCGGGCTGGGCGGCGACCGCGGCACCGGCACCGCACTCGTCGAGGAGTTGGCCGCCCACGGCTACATCGTCGTCACCATCGACCACACCCACGACGCCACCGAGGTGGAATTCCCCGGCGGGCGGGTCGAGACCGGCGCGATCCCGCCCGAGATCGACGACCAGGTCATCGCGCGGGCCACCGCGGTCCGGGAGGCGGACACCCGGTTCGTCCTCGACCGGCTGGCCGTCCTCAACGCCGGCCCCGGGATCCTGCGCGGCGCCCTCGACCTGAACCGGATCGGCATGTTCGGCCACTCCCTGGGCGGGAGCACCACCGCCGCCACGATGCACGACGACCGACGGGTCAAAGCCGGCGTCAACCTGGACGGCACCCTGGTCGGCGCTGCCGCCGTGGCCGGCTCCGGCCGCCCGTTCTTGCTGCTCAGCAGCGACCACGGCGCCGAACCGGAAGATCCCACCTGGGACACGTTCTGGGCGAACCAGCGAGGCTGGAAGCGCGAGCTGACACTGAGCGGCTCCACCCACGCGTCCTTCAACGACAGCGAGGTGTTCTATCCGCAGCTCGCCCCGGTGCTCGGCCTGACCCCCGAGCAGGTCATGGAGCAGATCGGCACCCTCGACCCGGGACGCTCCGTCATGCTCCAGCGCACCTGCCTGCGAGCCTTCTTCGACCACCACCTGCGGCACCGGCCCAGCCGCCTGTTCCGCGCTCCCGACCCTCGGTACCCCGAGCTCCGACTCCTCCGAGCGGGCTGA
- a CDS encoding HAD family hydrolase translates to MVRGVVFFDVDGTLVPGTSSGQHLAGLLGHAEVVREAEDSYASGTLTNDEVCVIDARGWAQRTPGEVRGFLASLPLVDGITETVAWCREHRLVPILATLAWEPVGAHLCDRFGFDRSCGPRLEVVGGRYTGGVAATFDESGKRDFALAVAAELGVAPERCAAIGDSRSDLPLFASVGLAVAFNATEAARAAAHAAAAGPDLRAVLPHLDAWQRLLR, encoded by the coding sequence GTGGTTCGCGGGGTGGTGTTCTTCGATGTCGACGGCACGCTGGTGCCGGGGACCAGCAGCGGGCAGCATCTGGCCGGGCTGCTCGGTCATGCCGAGGTGGTCCGGGAGGCGGAGGACAGTTACGCGTCGGGCACCCTGACCAACGACGAGGTGTGCGTGATCGACGCCCGCGGCTGGGCGCAGCGGACGCCGGGCGAGGTGCGCGGCTTCCTGGCGTCGCTGCCCCTGGTGGACGGGATCACCGAGACCGTCGCGTGGTGCCGCGAGCATCGGCTGGTCCCGATCCTGGCCACGCTGGCCTGGGAGCCGGTCGGCGCCCACCTGTGCGACCGGTTCGGCTTCGACCGGTCGTGCGGGCCGCGCCTGGAGGTCGTCGGCGGCCGCTACACCGGCGGAGTCGCGGCCACCTTCGACGAGTCGGGCAAGCGCGACTTCGCCCTGGCCGTGGCCGCCGAGCTGGGCGTTGCCCCGGAGCGTTGCGCGGCCATCGGCGACAGCCGCTCCGACCTCCCGTTGTTCGCGTCGGTCGGCCTGGCGGTCGCCTTCAACGCGACCGAGGCCGCCCGGGCCGCCGCCCACGCCGCGGCGGCCGGTCCCGACCTGCGGGCCGTCCTGCCCCACCTCGACGCCTGGCAGCGATTGCTCCGCTGA